Genomic window (Zingiber officinale cultivar Zhangliang chromosome 2B, Zo_v1.1, whole genome shotgun sequence):
taatccaATTTCCGtggatttgatatcttttattacttacaACAAAATCATGCGCTTACAGTTTTACAATAGGGTTGTGGATCAGGTTGCCCATACTGGGTTGGAACATGAGGATTTGTTAGAGTTTTGGGCTGTGGCTGGGATCCAAGATCTGAAAATCCCGGGGCAGCCAGATTGCCAAGGAATGGGTTGCTCTCCATGTATGGGGCTAATGGCCCTTGGAAGTTGATGGACCTTAGCTACTTGACTAGAAACTGGACTATCCAGTTAGAGCTAAAGATGAACAAATAATATCGAATCTGGGGTGACAATCTAGTTAGAGCTGCAGGTGCTGCAACTCGTGAAGACATCACGTGACACttccatttgtttttttttttttgggtaaaTGGTTTGTGTAGCTGTGAGAGATGATTTGTGTGGTTATACAAGTTTAATTGAGCTTGTATAGGAATATTCTAGGGATTAACCTTCTAAATGTACATAAATTGTGCTTCGTAGGAGAAAATGGACTacctaataaaaaaaaattgagcctCGTTCCAAGAGCTTGATGATCAAGATTGACCTCCATTGAGTCTCAGCTAGCCCATTTCCTCAATTGTGATTTTAATGCGTGGGAAGCTTGAATCTTCCAAGCCGCTGTCTTCCGAGAAAGAAGAATCATTCTTCAAGCCTGGGCATAGCACCCTGAGTCACCTCCTAAACGTCCTGCCTTCCTACGCTAGAGTGTCCTCCAGCAGCTCCATCAAAAGTCACCTTCAGGCTTTTACGTTTGGCCTTGTTCATCAGTCGCCACCTCCTCCAGATTCCCAATAAATCTGTTTTTGATTAGTTATGATTAATTTCCACATAGGAATTGCCCATTAGTCTGTTGTCACTTTGGCCGCCGACGCATTAAAAAAGAAAGGGCACCAGATTAATTAGGCTGAGAATTATACTCTAATTAAAACATTATCATAATATCAATTTAGAATAACATGCACCATCGATCTCCATCTTCCATTCAACGAGTTGCTAGTGTCCAAAATTTTCTCCAAATTAAGGTTCTGAAAGTAGAACAGGGGGTGGATTTGGCGCCGGAAAAGGGAAAGGGAAGAACGGCGGCTTTAGAAACGGGAGAAGCCACGATGGGATGGTAAACGGAAGCGACGCAGGGTCCGGCCACGGAAAGTgaggaaaggggaaaggaagaGACGGCGGAAGCAAAAACGGCAGTGGCGGGAACGGGAACGGCAAGCTGATCGGCCACGGAATCCCTACCGGCGGGAAAATGGGCCAAAATATGAACGACAAGGAGGAACCAAGAGTCGGTCCACTTCCCTCCGCCGGTGCTTCCCTCCCCTTGCTGCACTTGGACCTCACCGGCTTGTAGCTGAGTGCGTTGAGATTGTAGTAGCAGGCACCGGTCTCGCGGTCCTTGAAGGCTACGTGGGCGGTGGAGCTCCGGATGAAGCCGGTGGTGTTGCAGCGTGCGGAGGAGCTCCTGACGAGGATGGCGCGGCACATGGACTTCACCTCTCGGCCTTCGTGACACTCAAGGCCGTCCACCGGTGGGATGTCCAGCTTGTAGACGCCGAATCGGTCGGTAGTCCGATAAGCCGTGATCGACATTTCTTCTTGGGAGGTGGAGTTGACTACGGCGAACTTGCATTGCACCACCACTTGTGCTCCTGAATGGAAATAACGGAAAGAGTTTATGCTGTTAAAACATCACTCCTTAAATTGGAACAATTCATTGATTACCTCGCAAGAAGTAGCTGTTCTTGGAGAAGCTGTTGTCGGAGCAGGCATCGCAGTAGACTGAACCGAGCACGGTGATGTTGGAGACGCGATGGGGTTGTAGACGAGCGACAGCTGAGatggagaagaggaagatgaccaGCGAGATTGCAGCTGGATTCATGGCGACGTTGTATGGCTTGTACCCTGATCTGATGCTCTGCTACTGCGACTCGTGACTATAGGGACAGACTGAAGGGGAGAAGGACAAGGACATGTGAAGGGGTGGTGAATGTCTGAGAAAGCGCTTCACGGGAAGCCATCACACCTTCCGTGAAGGGCTTCATGTAAATAGACACCCTGAAGGGGCCATCACGCCGTCCGATTGGACGAGATTCAGCCTCAGCTCCCAACCAAATATGGTTACGATTGACCCTGGTGCAATTGGACATGGTATTTGTGTGTTTATTTGTTATTGTTGTTTCATGGGCTTGAAAGAAAATTTGGAGGTTTGCTAATGTGTCAGATCAGATGGCGGCAATGAATTCGAAAAGATATTTGCATTGACCCTCTTTGAGTTGATCCATGGGTTTTTATATTATGCCTAACCAAACGGCCAAATGGACAGCGCCAACCACGATCTAAAAtactttaattattattattattattattattatatatgatATGCTGTGCAACATTCCCTGTGCAACCATGAGTAAAATTCAATGTGGATCACCTGACGCGgtcaaaacctaattttttttaatctctctgtCATTTACATGCAACAACTTTTTTTCTTCcatctgcatgcaacaacttgatttaaattaaaaataaattttcatttctCTCTCATATGATTGCATGCAATAATCACTGTACTGCTGATTTTTAAAGGTAgtgtaactgctacaacgtataACAACTATTATATAGTAGTTGTTACATGTTGTAGCAGTTTCTGTATACTAGGTGCTACAACGTATAGCAGTTATTGTGTAGCTACTGTGTTGTAACAACTAAAGCTGCATTGTAGCCACTACTGCACTGTTGTAGCAATTATTATATAGTACTTGTTACAACGTTATATCATCACTACTACAATGATCGTTGCATGTAATAATAGGAGAGAGaagataaaatttcattttaatttaaaaggaaagagagaaaagttgttacATGTAGATGAGAGAGAAATTAAAACAAATTGAGTTATGGCCGCGTGAGATCACCCACGTCGGATGTTGTTCATGGTCGCGTAGGAAGGGTCGTGCAGCatatcatctctctctctctctctctctctctctctatatatatatatatatatatatatatatatatatatgacttattaattaaaaatgtttatatttactaCTTCTtaactttaataaaatataaataatttaatatgtgGCAAGTTCCTAAACCGCGTATATCTTTATGCATTTTACTCAAATCGCGTAGCTATTTTGGGATGTCCAAATCGCTTAGCCTCACATGGataaatttcctattttacccttccCAAATATCGACAATCTCACATGATCATCCTAAGTAGAGATGTGTCTAAACAACAGTCCGAGGCATTTCACCAAACTACTCACGTGTTTTCTTGTAAAAAAATCCTGACACCACCTCGCTCCCATTTCATCGGCAAAATCGAAAACCCTAGTTCCCACTAGTGAAAACGACCTAAAAGCCTACTTTTACTTCACCGGGCTACCTCCTTTTAGTGTACACCAGAGACCGTGTGATCTCCCTCTAGTACAAGGCTTTCATCCCCTTAGTTGATATTTATTCTTCCGAAGAATTAGGTCCGAGTGAGAGTTGACCCCAAGACTACAAAATCATTAATATTTGAAATCTCGAAGAATTCATCATCTTGGTGAAATTATTTTGattatatgttttcaaaaattttcaacaaAATATGCATACTTAGttttgttaaagtgtatactaaaagcctagctttttgtaaacatttatttttgaaataaagaatcacattggtcaaatgtctacatttatatgataagtgtagttattcaattaatttatattgtagataacatggtgtgtggtgtcacacacagaagatcatgctatcaatttcttataaattataaacagtagctcacgactaaaatggaaaggaacaaaccattggaatagtcgtagtgtaatttggtattagtttatcttaactataaaattacactaatatacttagagtgtattgagttgaacatttaaggtaagttctttttatactgactgcataaaagaacaagacctttgttattatggaagtgtgtgttcttaatcttgatataataacaagcacatatatctaatatttatttctttgacttatcaaagggtgtgatttagttcgataaatcaataggcccgataagttgggaaaagatattatttatagtgtgtgttgttgattatagaaggaaactgtgtcatagtaatctaggttgatgatgcccccaagaggagcttataaggattgtcatataaactctgcaggtggacttagtccgacatgacgataaggttgagtggtactactcttggagctagatattaattaagtgagttgtcagtaactcatttaattagtggacattctatatcttaaacacagggagactaacacactcatgataagaaggaacccaaaatgtaatttgggattgttgcggtagttcaataataattctttagttgtatgaattattattgatgaaattaagttgggtgttcgaggcgaacacgggaagcttaatttcatcgggagaccaaaaccaatttctcctctcggtccctatcatagcctcttatttataaagtattatacccacccatacccaccttcttacccaccttaaggtggccggccaagcctagcttagagcccaagctagggtcggccaaaccaaggtgagttggtttcattaggtggtcggccctagcttgaacccaagcttggtgtggccgaccacaataaattaattaaaggtttttattttttaaaatctttcttatgtggaagccatggttttaaaagagagtttaaaatttaaatctttcctttcatagttttctacaaaagattaagtgaaaggtttgatatctttccttatttgtagttaaaaggaatattttaatttttgataaaactttcctttttttgtaatcatcctcatgattttaaaagagagttttaaaattaaatctttcctcttatagtttctacaaaagattaagaaaagatttgatatctttccttatttgtagattgaaaggaagattttaatttcagagaaaactttcctttttgtaaatcatccacaaaaAATAAAAGCCCCACAACTCCACTAAGATAGAGGAATGAGTGACAGCGACTCCAAGACCCTTTGTTCAATAGGTAGCACTAAGACAGTACAATGGAAAAGTTCTCGAAGAAATAATCCATTTTCGAATAAAGAATCCCCTACACATATAAATCAAATGAGACAGATTTGTAGGCTGGGTGAGTCATCCTatctttcttcttccataagtGCTTGCTTAATATGGATAAGTGCTTGCTTAATATATTATGGATAGACCACTCAAAGAGCAGGAATGGAATGAgtctttccattttttttttccattgtaGAGAGAATCAGTCTTTCAAAGAGTAGAGAAGTCCTAGCGAAAGGAGAAGTGTCCAAGTAAGGCCTAGTGATCAATTTCTTTTCAATCTCTTATCAATTGACAATCAATTGCTGTCGGGTGGGTGAGAGCAAAAGGGTTCATAGTCAGCGTACAGAGAGGTGCGAGTGGTAGAATTTGACTCAATCAGAAGAGGTAAACGAACACATTGTTACTAGTTTAAAGTCAATCGGAGGTTATTTGGTCTATCAGCTAGTTTTGGgtaaaatcggctgatggaccaaatgatctcagattaacatgaaactagttcttatgtgttctacttctcctaattatattcatgcccttaaATACTAATATGACCCAATATAAtgaaagcaatgattttttaacacgaattaaaattttcaaatacatTAGTGTTTAAAACAtcattgctatcaatatattgaatcaaattgacatttgagggTATTGATATAATGAGAAGAGATAGTTgaacacataagaactagttttatgtcaatccaaGGTCTATTGTCCCATCAATCAGTTTTGCCAAAATCGGTCGATAGACCAAAtaacctcggattgacatgaaattattttttatgtgttcGTCTACTTCTCCTGATTAATATCAtgacctcaaatatcaatttgacccaatatattgagaacaatgagTTTTCAAACATAttagtgttaaaaaaaatcattgttctcaatatattaagtcaaattgacatttgaggatatggatataatcaagagaagtaGCCAAACACATAGGAACTAAATCGGCTAATGGACAAAATgacctcagattgacatgaaactagttcctatgtgtttgACTACCTCTCCTAATTTTATTaatgccctcaaacatcaatttgactcaatatattgagaataataattttttgaacactaatgtgtttgaaaaattcaattcatgttaaaaaaaaatcattgctctcaatatattgggtcaaattggtaTTTGAGAGAACGGAGATAATCAAGAGAGGTAGACGAACACATgaaaactagtttcatgtcaatccgagatcaTTTAGTCCATCGACTGATTTGGCCCAAAATCGGCTAATGAGCCAAATGGCTTTGGATTGAATGAAACTAGTTCCTTTGTGTTCATCTACTTCTCCGAATTATAGTCATGCTCCCAAATATCAActtgacttaatatattgagaataGTCATTTTTTGAATATAgatgtgtttgaaaaatttttaaatgtcaaaattttaaacaaaacagTTGACTGAGTTTTTAAATCAGTCAActgatttactttttttttaattaaaatcgaTTTTAGGTAAAACAGTTGATGGACCAAACGACCTcatattgacatgaaactagttcttatatATTTGGCTAGTTAtactgattatattcatgcactCAAAAGTTAATTTGgcccaatatattaagagcaatgagTTTTTTTTGAACACagatatgtttaaaaaaattaacttgtGTTCAAAaattcattgctctcaatatattgggtaaaaTTGACGTTTAACCCAAAACTGGTTAATGGACCAAATGACTTagaattgacatgaaactagttatTATGTATTCATctacctctcttgattatattgtAACACCCTtaaatttcctttcctccaaaagagcaaaaaaaaaaagaagaagagaaaagaaataaaaatatatatataaatgacccGGCCTGGGATTTGAATCCTAGACCCTTGatttaagattggtttaagtagccattagggtggtggtaaagcatcacattggaaataggaaactattcattatatgttgattatgGGTGAAGAGATACTTCAaattccacttagtataaaaggggaagggaagagaagaaaacctaacttttcatttcctcttctcctccctagccgaaaTCTCCTCTTTCCTCTTcttagttttcggccaagaaccctagggttccgaggttctaagttcttcaagaggagaatctaagaggagagttttcacaaTGATTAGTATGCGCAGGAAGGGTAACTTGGAGATTAAGGCGTACAAGAGAGAGTTGTCTTCCCTACaccctataatagtaagatctagcgaaaagaggtaagtactactcacctgcagtataagttgtttcgatgatgcatgttgtgatatgtttttatgcatgttaaagaagatacatgttgtgttatgttttatgcatgttaaagaagatacatgttatgatatgtaagatgccctctgaaattttgggattaagagcatgtttagagtatcttgaattgcttcccatataGTTTTGGGCTAAGAATCATATTcaaagtgccctaaagtgcttccctataaatgtgggggattaagcgcatataaggtgcttgtttaaatgacaaataagtgcaagtataagaaaacgacatgtaaaataaagtattttactttaaagtgacATGTACTGGACATAAGGTCCATGGGTAGGCTCCTAAAtcacccctaggcccctagatcgcctagtagtaccttgataggttcgggattagctacctcgaatcttattaaggatgtgcgcaaagtggtacaatgccgaacccaagcaagtttattattattttcactagttatgtaatataaagttttcaaacttcgttgtttgtcttagtagaagccttcttaagtttgagaacttgagttatgaagtgtagcatGGATAAACTCTATAGTATGACAAGACTTATGTTTTCATTACATGTTTACATTGCTAGCATAGTTCTAaattgatgttttgcatgataaatctatttaaaaatgcatgccatgtacatatttctgaattatgcgttttagcgtgaattattgtcaagtgcgagttttgtatttttctcaagtagttttgaaaagtctattcttgttttaatgcttgttttatgagtagatggtacttactaagcattcacttacattttcttatactgcagataaaggtaaaggaaagctcgagtaagaggaGGCAGTATGAGtggtgttttgtgtgtgtgtaaCGGAACAGTGGAAGGAGATCTGGGAACTTGTTATTGTTTGGAATATGTTAGAATTGATGCTAAAGTATTTTCTTCTCTCCTCTCTACATGAAATActatcactagttgcttaggatgaatttatcaatttggcagtaattagagtggcaaagataagtacaaaggggagaacaacccctTTTTGTAGAGCAGGGTGTGCCCCCCACATGGcccgtgacacggtcgtgtggattcacacgacctcgGATCtattcctctcggccaaggtgacacggccgtgtggattcacacggtcgtgcacctctccctctcggccaaggtgacacggccgtgcatCTCTCCCTTTCGGCCAAGGTgatacggccgtgtggattcacacggccgtgcacctcttcctcttggtcaaagtgacatgaccgtgtggattcacacggccgtgcacctcttcctctcggccaaggtggcacggccatgtgaccctcacacgaccatgcgctgccaaggtgacacggtcggtcatcgccacacgaccatgtatCACTCCTTCTCAGGTAAGGCTACACGATCGGTCAGGGCCACACGACCCAGACCCgctagaagctctagactcccttcCAGCTCTGCTTGGCTCCAAGTCACGTCCTATCAGTCGAAATAAGTTTAGAGTAGATCTCTGGACTGAGCAGTATATAATAAGTAAGATTGTCAAAAATTTAGATAAGAAAAAGAGTAACGTTTGCCCTGTAAGGTAAGGGTAGAAGGGCGGGGTGTTAcatatattcatgccctcaaatattaattttatacaATATATTAAGagaaatgattttttgaacacgaattaaatttttcaaacacattcgtgtttaaaaaatcactgctcttaatatattgagtcaaattgacgtttgatgatatgaatataattagaagaGGTAGTCgaatacataggaactagtttcatgtcaatctgagtTCATTTGGTCTATCAATCAATTTTACCAAAAATCGAcaaatcaattgattgatttaCTCAAAATTTTGACGTTTCAACACAGAACAAAATCGATTCAactgataaaaaaattaatcaactGAGAGGGGTAAAACGGAAAATAGGTAcgtgatttggtaattttgatACCTTACGTGATTTGGTAATTTCATAAACTTACCTATGTGGTTCGGTAAAAagctataaattttattaattataaatttatatttaaaatattttttaataaatattatttatcctTTATATTCTAAtttcatatttaaaatttaaaaaatctaataaatattattaattcacataaatcatacttatatcttaataatttatatttaaaattaaaaaatctaataaatattattaattcatataaatcataagtatattagaatatttttttaaaaaatctaataaattttattaattaatttatattctaataattttatattaaaattttaaaaaaatctaataaattttattaatttgtataaatcaaatttatgttcgtaattttatatttaacattaaaattttttaataaattttattaatttatataaatcaaatttatattttgatgattttgtttactattttatttttttatttattgatttCAGTAGTCTTAAGTCTTAATCATGTCAAATACAATAATTTCATCAACTCGAAAGAATATTGCTTTGAGTTATGCAACATGTTTAGatcctaaaaattcaaatataaTCGGTTGTATTTTTTGTAGTAAAGTAACAAATGACGAAATTTATCGATACAAGCTACATTTAGTTGGAGGTAATAGAAATACGAAAACTTGTCTAAAATGTCTCGAGCATGTCAAACAAGAAATTAGATAGTTCGTGTAAAAAAAAgagtaatttgaaaattaaatggaTGATATTTCTCATTCTGATAATATTAATGATTTGAAAGATTTGGAAGAACATGAAGATGATTTTCAAGCTAAAGTAGAAGGAAAACGACCAATATCTAATCTAAGCATCCATCCTATGGTCCAAGGAAAAAAAGTAAACAAACTGGACCTAACTCTGTACTTTATGAAATATATCAATGAAATTGTCAAATAGATACgtgcaaaaaaaaaacaaaggataatttgatgaaaataaaaagaagttaagAGATATTGCGGTTGAAAAATTTGCTAGATGGATGTATGA
Coding sequences:
- the LOC122045568 gene encoding uncharacterized protein LOC122045568 → MNPAAISLVIFLFSISAVARLQPHRVSNITVLGSVYCDACSDNSFSKNSYFLRGAQVVVQCKFAVVNSTSQEEMSITAYRTTDRFGVYKLDIPPVDGLECHEGREVKSMCRAILVRSSSARCNTTGFIRSSTAHVAFKDRETGACYYNLNALSYKPVRSKCSKGREAPAEGSGPTLGSSLSFIFWPIFPPVGIPWPISLPFPFPPLPFLLPPSLPFPFPHFPWPDPASLPFTIPSWLLPFLKPPFFPFPFPAPNPPPVLLSEP